AGTGCGTCGATGGCTTCGCCAAGCGCCGATTGGAACGCATCGGTCGAAAGGGGGGCATTTCCCTTCCAGTGCCCGCTCTGCCGCATGCGGATCTCGAGATGGGACAGGTTCAGCTCCGGGTGATTCGCGGCATACCACACCAGGTCGTACCAGTCGCGCCCCTTCACCCGGTTCTTCCAGCGCCTGCACAGGAGCGCATGCATCTTGCCGGCGAACAGGTCCGGCAGGACGTACACACGCACGGCGAACGGAATCGGCTGGAGAAGGTAACGGGTCTGCGTGGCGAACCCCGCAGGCGGGTCGGTGTCCACCTCCAGCTTGATCTTTAGCACCCTCCCCTTCGGAATCTCGCGCACGATCTCGCGCCCCGCCTCGATGATCAGCAGCTCCCGGATCGTGTCGACCTTCAGGAACGCCGATTCGATGTCGGTGGTCGCCGATTTGTCGATTCTCTCTGCATGCACCCGGAAGCCGAATGCGGCGATCTCTTCCTCCAACTGCGACATATACCGGTCGATTCGGAAAGCCGGGTCCGGCGCCATCAGCGAGAAATCGAGGTCCTCCGAGAAACGGTCCAGGCCGTAGAGAATACGCAGTGCCGTCCCGCCGTAAAACGCCGCCCGCTCGAAGAACTTCGCGCGCCAGAGCCCGAGCAGGGCCACCTCCTGGAGGATCTCCCGAAGGGCCTGGAGATGGTCGTTCACCGTCTCTCTCCGGTATCGCTCCAGCATCTTCGCAACGGCTTCGTTCACCCCGTCCCCCGCTTCTTCAAGCTCCCGA
The DNA window shown above is from Deltaproteobacteria bacterium and carries:
- a CDS encoding nucleotidyl transferase AbiEii/AbiGii toxin family protein, giving the protein MNEAVAKMLERYRRETVNDHLQALREILQEVALLGLWRAKFFERAAFYGGTALRILYGLDRFSEDLDFSLMAPDPAFRIDRYMSQLEEEIAAFGFRVHAERIDKSATTDIESAFLKVDTIRELLIIEAGREIVREIPKGRVLKIKLEVDTDPPAGFATQTRYLLQPIPFAVRVYVLPDLFAGKMHALLCRRWKNRVKGRDWYDLVWYAANHPELNLSHLEIRMRQSGHWKGNAPLSTDAFQSALGEAIDAL